One genomic segment of Ricinus communis isolate WT05 ecotype wild-type chromosome 5, ASM1957865v1, whole genome shotgun sequence includes these proteins:
- the LOC8276955 gene encoding uncharacterized protein LOC8276955 isoform X4 — protein sequence MRLVALHKVPSSTFILSGSRPSRIMSESITSSSGKKLIRIDIKWHPFFLNPSAPKEGVNKLQYYREKFGSRTDGIIARMTEVFRGLGLEYNISGLTGNTLDSHRLINFAGQQGLDKQHKLVEELFLGYFTQAKYIGDREFLLECAAEAGLWGAAEFLADPNNGVQEVSEDLEKYSTNITGVPYYVINGKHKLSGGQPTEVFLRAFEVAAS from the exons ATGCGTTTGGTAGCACTTCACAAGGTCCCATCTTCAACATTTATTCTTTCAG GTAGCAGACCCTCGAGGATCATGTCAGAGTCAATCACTAGTAGCAGCGGCAAGAAGCTTATTCGGATTGAT ATCAAATGGCAtccattttttcttaatccaTCTGCCCCTAAAGAAGGCGTAAATAAGCTGCAATATTATAGGGAAAAGTTTGGATCTCGAACTGATGGAATTATAGCTCGAATGACTGAG GTTTTTAGGGGTCTTGGTCTGGAATATAACATATCTGGTCTCAC GGGCAATACTTTAGACAGCCACAGGCTTATAAATTTTGCTGGGCAACAAGGTCTTGATAAGCAACATAAGCTTGTAGAGGAGTTGTTCCTTGGTTACTTCACACAGGCTAAATACATTGGCGACAG GGAATTTCTTCTGGAATGCGCTGCAGAGGCTGGGCTATGGGGAGCAGCAGAGTTCCTTGCAGACCCAAATAATGGAGTCCAGGAG GTCAGCGAAGATCTCGAGAAATACTCAACAAACATCACAGGAGTTCCATACTATGTG ATTAATGGGAAGCACAAATTGAGTGGCGGCCAGCCCACAGAAGTTTTCCTGAGAGCTTTTGAAGTTGCTGCAagttaa
- the LOC8276955 gene encoding uncharacterized protein LOC8276955 isoform X5, with protein sequence MCQQGSRPSRIMSESITSSSGKKLIRIDIKWHPFFLNPSAPKEGVNKLQYYREKFGSRTDGIIARMTEVFRGLGLEYNISGLTGNTLDSHRLINFAGQQGLDKQHKLVEELFLGYFTQAKYIGDREFLLECAAEAGLWGAAEFLADPNNGVQEVSEDLEKYSTNITGVPYYVINGKHKLSGGQPTEVFLRAFEVAAS encoded by the exons atgtgCCAGCAAGGTAGCAGACCCTCGAGGATCATGTCAGAGTCAATCACTAGTAGCAGCGGCAAGAAGCTTATTCGGATTGAT ATCAAATGGCAtccattttttcttaatccaTCTGCCCCTAAAGAAGGCGTAAATAAGCTGCAATATTATAGGGAAAAGTTTGGATCTCGAACTGATGGAATTATAGCTCGAATGACTGAG GTTTTTAGGGGTCTTGGTCTGGAATATAACATATCTGGTCTCAC GGGCAATACTTTAGACAGCCACAGGCTTATAAATTTTGCTGGGCAACAAGGTCTTGATAAGCAACATAAGCTTGTAGAGGAGTTGTTCCTTGGTTACTTCACACAGGCTAAATACATTGGCGACAG GGAATTTCTTCTGGAATGCGCTGCAGAGGCTGGGCTATGGGGAGCAGCAGAGTTCCTTGCAGACCCAAATAATGGAGTCCAGGAG GTCAGCGAAGATCTCGAGAAATACTCAACAAACATCACAGGAGTTCCATACTATGTG ATTAATGGGAAGCACAAATTGAGTGGCGGCCAGCCCACAGAAGTTTTCCTGAGAGCTTTTGAAGTTGCTGCAagttaa
- the LOC8276955 gene encoding uncharacterized protein YwbO isoform X1 has protein sequence MRLVALHKVPSSTFILSGSRPSRIMSESITSSSGKKLIRIDVSSDTVCPWCFVGKRNLDKAVAASKDRFDFEIKWHPFFLNPSAPKEGVNKLQYYREKFGSRTDGIIARMTEVFRGLGLEYNISGLTGNTLDSHRLINFAGQQGLDKQHKLVEELFLGYFTQAKYIGDREFLLECAAEAGLWGAAEFLADPNNGVQEVSEDLEKYSTNITGVPYYVINGKHKLSGGQPTEVFLRAFEVAAS, from the exons ATGCGTTTGGTAGCACTTCACAAGGTCCCATCTTCAACATTTATTCTTTCAG GTAGCAGACCCTCGAGGATCATGTCAGAGTCAATCACTAGTAGCAGCGGCAAGAAGCTTATTCGGATTGATGTAAGTTCAGACACTGTATGCCCATGGTGCTTTGTTGGCAAGAGAAATTTAGACAAAGCTGTAGCTGCTTCTAAAGATCGGTTTGATTTTGAG ATCAAATGGCAtccattttttcttaatccaTCTGCCCCTAAAGAAGGCGTAAATAAGCTGCAATATTATAGGGAAAAGTTTGGATCTCGAACTGATGGAATTATAGCTCGAATGACTGAG GTTTTTAGGGGTCTTGGTCTGGAATATAACATATCTGGTCTCAC GGGCAATACTTTAGACAGCCACAGGCTTATAAATTTTGCTGGGCAACAAGGTCTTGATAAGCAACATAAGCTTGTAGAGGAGTTGTTCCTTGGTTACTTCACACAGGCTAAATACATTGGCGACAG GGAATTTCTTCTGGAATGCGCTGCAGAGGCTGGGCTATGGGGAGCAGCAGAGTTCCTTGCAGACCCAAATAATGGAGTCCAGGAG GTCAGCGAAGATCTCGAGAAATACTCAACAAACATCACAGGAGTTCCATACTATGTG ATTAATGGGAAGCACAAATTGAGTGGCGGCCAGCCCACAGAAGTTTTCCTGAGAGCTTTTGAAGTTGCTGCAagttaa
- the LOC8276952 gene encoding ultraviolet-B receptor UVR8, whose product MDIDEIIGETTTRSMNLPTKSAIYVWGYNHNGQTGRKGKEQELRIPKQLSPELFGCPAGANARWLDIACGREHTAAVASDGSLFTWGANEFGQLGDGTEEGKKYPKKVKQLETEFVKSVSCGAHCTAAIAEPRENDGTISTSRLWVWGQNQGSNYPRLFSGAFALNTIICQVSCGAVHVVALSEDGLLQAWGYNEYGQLGRGITCEGLQGPRVINAYAKFLDEAPELVKITRVSCGEYHTAAISEKGEVYTWGLGSTGQLGHTSLQSGNKELLPRRVVALDGILITDVACGGVHTCAVTQKGALYAWGGSQFGQLGLGPQTGSFSFIPSDTESFLRNIPALVFPTGVQLVACGHSHTLICLRDGRIHGWGYNSYGQAANEKTTYAWYPSPVDWCVGEVRKLAAGGGHSAVLTDACSLKELCEFRLADSVTLSNASEIEDVASRTGADALARLCGRLREHLLDGSELDYEDDEMGSGKN is encoded by the exons ATGGATATTGATGAGATTATTGGTGAGACAACGACAAGGTCAATGAATCTGCCAACAAAGAGTGCAATTTATGTTTGGGGATATAACCATAATGGGCAAACAGGCAGGAAAGGGAAGGAGCAAGAATTGAGGATTCCAAAGCAGCTTTCTCCCGAGCTTTTTGGGTGCCCAGCTGGTGCTAATGCTCGTTGGTTAGATATAGCTTGTGGCCGTGAACACACTGCTGCTGTAGCCTCTGATGGATCTCTTTTCACTTGGG GTGCTAATGAATTTGGTCAACTGGGAGATGGCACTGAGGAGGGTAAGAAGTACCCAAAGAAAGTAAAGCAATTGGAAACTGAGTTCGTGAAATCTGTATCTTGTGGAGCACACTGTACTGCTGCAATTGCAGAACCTCGTGAAAATGATGGAACCATATCAACTAGTAGACTTTGGGTTTGGGGACAAAACCAA GGATCAAATTATCCACGTTTATTCTCAGGGGCCTTTGCACTGAATACG ATTATCTGTCAAGTGTCTTGTGGTGCAGTTCATGTAGTGGCTCTATCAGAGGATGGCCTATTGCAAGCTTGGG GCTACAATGAATATGGTCAGCTTGGCAGAGGTATCACCTGTGAAGGACTACAGGGGCCTCGTGTAATAAATGCTTATGCAAAATTTTTGGATGAAGCCCCTGAGCTCGTGAAGATTACCCGGGTGTCATGTGGGGAGTACCACACAGCTGCCATATCTGAAAAGGGCGAGGT CTATACTTGGGGACTAGGAAGTACGGGCCAACTTGGGCATACTTCTCTTCAATCCGGGAATAAAGAGTTACTGCCTAGGCGAGTGGTCGCCCTTGATGGAATTCTGATAACAGATGTTGCATGTGGAGGTGTACACACTTGTGCTGTGACTCAGAAAGGAGCTCTTTATGCTTGGGGTGGTAGTCAGTTTGGGCAATTGGGCCTTGGCCCCCAAACTGGATCCTTTTCATTCATTCCCAGTGATACTGAATCATTTCTTCGGAATATCCCTGCTTTGGTTTTCCCAACTGGTGTGCAGCTTGTTGCTTGTGGCCATTCTCACACTCTTATCTGTTTGAGGGATGGAAGAATACATGGATGGGGTTATAATAGCTATGGGCAGGCAGctaatgagaaaacaacatatgcTTGGTATCCATCACCTGTTGACTG GTGTGTAGGAGAAGTGAGGAAACTAGCAGCTGGTGGTGGCCATTCGGCAGTTCTGACTGATGCTTGTTCCTTGAAAGAATTGTGTGAGTTTAGACTTGCAGATAGTGTGACATTATCAAATGCTTCGGAAATTGAGGATGTTGCATCTAGAACTGGAGCAGATGCCTTAGCTCGCCTTTGTGGAAGATTGAG GGAGCATTTGCTTGATGGTAGTGAATTGGATTATGAAGATGATGAAATGGGAAGTGGGAAGAACTGA
- the LOC8276956 gene encoding 60S ribosomal protein L7a-2, whose protein sequence is MAPKRGVKVSAAPAKKKPEKVQNPLFEKRPKQFGIGGALPPKKDLHRFVKWPKVVQIQRKRRILRQRLKVPPALNQFTKTLDKNLATSLFKLLLKYRPEDRAAKRERLVQRAQAEAEGKTVEAKKPIVVKYGLNHVTYLIEQKKAQLVVIAHDVDPVELVVWLPALCRKMEVPYCIVKGKSRLGSVVHKKTAAVLCLTTVKNEDKLEFSKILEAIKANFNDKYDELRKKWGGGIMGSKSQAKTKAKERVLAKEAAQRMS, encoded by the exons ATG GCTCCAAAGAGAGGAGTAAAAGTGTCTGCAGCACCTGCCAAGAAGAAACCG GAGAAGGTTCAGAATCCATTATTTGAGAAGCGGCCAAAGCAATTTGGTATTGGGGGCGCTTTGCCTCCTAAAAAGGATTTGCACAGGTTTGTGAAATGGCCCAAGGTTGTTCAAATTCAGAGGAAGAGGAGGATTCTTAGGCAGAGGTTGAAGGTTCCACCTGCTTTGAATCAGTTTACTAAGACTTTGGACAAAAATCTTG CGACAAGCTTGTTCAAGTTGCTCCTCAAGTATAGGCCTGAGGATAGAGCTGCAAAGAGAGAACGCCTTGTACAGAGGGCTCAGGCTGAAGCTGAAGGAAAAACTGTTGAGGCTAAGAAGCCTATTGTTGTGAAATATGGGCTTAACCACGTTACTTATCTTATTGAGCAG AAAAAGGCACAGTTAGTTGTTATTGCTCATGATGTGGACCCTGTCGAGTTGGTTGTATGGCTTCCAGCTTTGTGCCGGAAAATGGAGGTTCCTTACTGCATTGTGAAAGGGAAATCACGATTGGGATCG GTTGTCCACAAGAAAACTGCAGCTGTCTTGTGTTTGACTACGGTGAAGAATGAAGACAAGTTGGAGTTCAGCAAAATTCTAGAGGCAATCAAG GCAAACTTCAATGACAAGTATGATGAGCTCCGGAAGAAGTGGGGAGGTGGCATCATGGGTTCAAAATCGCAAGCCAAAACCAAGGCTAAAGAGAGAGTTCTTGCGAAGGAAGCAGCTCAGAGGATGAGTTAG
- the LOC8276955 gene encoding uncharacterized protein YwbO isoform X2 produces MCQQGSRPSRIMSESITSSSGKKLIRIDVSSDTVCPWCFVGKRNLDKAVAASKDRFDFEIKWHPFFLNPSAPKEGVNKLQYYREKFGSRTDGIIARMTEVFRGLGLEYNISGLTGNTLDSHRLINFAGQQGLDKQHKLVEELFLGYFTQAKYIGDREFLLECAAEAGLWGAAEFLADPNNGVQEVSEDLEKYSTNITGVPYYVINGKHKLSGGQPTEVFLRAFEVAAS; encoded by the exons atgtgCCAGCAAGGTAGCAGACCCTCGAGGATCATGTCAGAGTCAATCACTAGTAGCAGCGGCAAGAAGCTTATTCGGATTGATGTAAGTTCAGACACTGTATGCCCATGGTGCTTTGTTGGCAAGAGAAATTTAGACAAAGCTGTAGCTGCTTCTAAAGATCGGTTTGATTTTGAG ATCAAATGGCAtccattttttcttaatccaTCTGCCCCTAAAGAAGGCGTAAATAAGCTGCAATATTATAGGGAAAAGTTTGGATCTCGAACTGATGGAATTATAGCTCGAATGACTGAG GTTTTTAGGGGTCTTGGTCTGGAATATAACATATCTGGTCTCAC GGGCAATACTTTAGACAGCCACAGGCTTATAAATTTTGCTGGGCAACAAGGTCTTGATAAGCAACATAAGCTTGTAGAGGAGTTGTTCCTTGGTTACTTCACACAGGCTAAATACATTGGCGACAG GGAATTTCTTCTGGAATGCGCTGCAGAGGCTGGGCTATGGGGAGCAGCAGAGTTCCTTGCAGACCCAAATAATGGAGTCCAGGAG GTCAGCGAAGATCTCGAGAAATACTCAACAAACATCACAGGAGTTCCATACTATGTG ATTAATGGGAAGCACAAATTGAGTGGCGGCCAGCCCACAGAAGTTTTCCTGAGAGCTTTTGAAGTTGCTGCAagttaa
- the LOC8276955 gene encoding uncharacterized protein YwbO isoform X3 yields MSESITSSSGKKLIRIDVSSDTVCPWCFVGKRNLDKAVAASKDRFDFEIKWHPFFLNPSAPKEGVNKLQYYREKFGSRTDGIIARMTEVFRGLGLEYNISGLTGNTLDSHRLINFAGQQGLDKQHKLVEELFLGYFTQAKYIGDREFLLECAAEAGLWGAAEFLADPNNGVQEVSEDLEKYSTNITGVPYYVINGKHKLSGGQPTEVFLRAFEVAAS; encoded by the exons ATGTCAGAGTCAATCACTAGTAGCAGCGGCAAGAAGCTTATTCGGATTGATGTAAGTTCAGACACTGTATGCCCATGGTGCTTTGTTGGCAAGAGAAATTTAGACAAAGCTGTAGCTGCTTCTAAAGATCGGTTTGATTTTGAG ATCAAATGGCAtccattttttcttaatccaTCTGCCCCTAAAGAAGGCGTAAATAAGCTGCAATATTATAGGGAAAAGTTTGGATCTCGAACTGATGGAATTATAGCTCGAATGACTGAG GTTTTTAGGGGTCTTGGTCTGGAATATAACATATCTGGTCTCAC GGGCAATACTTTAGACAGCCACAGGCTTATAAATTTTGCTGGGCAACAAGGTCTTGATAAGCAACATAAGCTTGTAGAGGAGTTGTTCCTTGGTTACTTCACACAGGCTAAATACATTGGCGACAG GGAATTTCTTCTGGAATGCGCTGCAGAGGCTGGGCTATGGGGAGCAGCAGAGTTCCTTGCAGACCCAAATAATGGAGTCCAGGAG GTCAGCGAAGATCTCGAGAAATACTCAACAAACATCACAGGAGTTCCATACTATGTG ATTAATGGGAAGCACAAATTGAGTGGCGGCCAGCCCACAGAAGTTTTCCTGAGAGCTTTTGAAGTTGCTGCAagttaa